The following coding sequences are from one Lipingzhangella halophila window:
- the ilvC gene encoding ketol-acid reductoisomerase translates to MAAQMYYDADADLSFVQERKVAVIGYGSQGHAHALSLRDSGVDVRVGLSEGSKSRATAEEEGLRVVTPAEAAQEADLIMILVPDHIHRDLYANEIAPHLKPGDALFVGHGFSIRYGLIQPPADVDVAMVAPKGPGHLVRRQFEVGQGVPVLVAVEQDATGKAWDLVLSYAKGIGGARAGALRTTFTEETETDLFGEQAVLCGGLSELIKAGFTTLTEAGYQPEVAYFECLHEVKLIVDLMYEGGISKMYWSVSDNAEYGGYTRGSRVITEQTREEMRKILSEVRDGTYAKELVSEFDSGRPNFLKHREAEQNEPIEKVGAELRPLMSWLKS, encoded by the coding sequence GTGGCAGCACAGATGTACTACGACGCCGACGCGGACCTGAGCTTCGTACAGGAGCGCAAGGTCGCCGTCATCGGATACGGCAGCCAGGGACACGCGCACGCGCTGTCGCTCCGGGATTCGGGGGTCGACGTGCGCGTGGGCCTGTCCGAGGGGTCGAAGAGCCGCGCCACGGCCGAGGAGGAGGGCCTGCGTGTCGTGACGCCGGCGGAGGCGGCCCAGGAGGCCGACCTCATCATGATCCTGGTGCCCGACCACATCCACCGGGACCTCTACGCCAACGAGATCGCCCCGCACCTCAAGCCGGGCGACGCGCTCTTCGTCGGCCACGGGTTCAGCATCCGGTACGGCCTGATCCAGCCGCCCGCCGACGTCGACGTCGCCATGGTCGCCCCCAAGGGCCCGGGCCACCTGGTCCGGCGCCAGTTCGAGGTGGGCCAGGGTGTGCCCGTGCTCGTCGCCGTCGAGCAGGACGCCACCGGCAAGGCGTGGGACCTGGTGCTCTCGTACGCCAAGGGCATCGGCGGCGCCCGCGCCGGCGCGCTGCGGACCACGTTCACCGAGGAGACCGAGACCGACCTGTTCGGTGAGCAGGCGGTGCTCTGCGGCGGGCTGTCCGAGCTGATCAAGGCCGGGTTCACGACGCTGACCGAAGCCGGCTACCAGCCCGAGGTGGCCTACTTCGAGTGCCTGCACGAGGTGAAGCTCATCGTCGACCTGATGTACGAGGGCGGCATCTCCAAGATGTACTGGTCGGTGTCGGACAACGCCGAGTACGGCGGCTACACCCGGGGCTCCCGCGTCATCACCGAGCAGACCCGCGAGGAGATGCGCAAGATCCTGTCGGAGGTGCGCGACGGCACCTACGCGAAGGAGCTGGTGAGCGAGTTCGACTCCGGGCGGCCGAACTTCCTCAAGCATCGCGAGGCCGAGCAGAACGAGCCGATCGAGAAGGTCGGCGCCGAGCTGCGCCCGCTGATGAGCTGGCTGAAGAGCTGA
- the ilvN gene encoding acetolactate synthase small subunit, with the protein MSQHTLSVLVEDTPGILARASSLFSRRGFNINSLSVSTTEYEGLSRMTIVVNCDRHPLEQVTKQLNKLVNVVKIVEMDNDSSVRRELLLAKVKADASSRPQVIQTAELFRANVVDVHPDVVVIEATGRPEKLDSLVRNLEPFGIKELVKSGLVALGRGPRSITDRSLRAVERSA; encoded by the coding sequence ATGAGCCAGCACACGCTTTCCGTCCTCGTGGAGGACACGCCGGGGATCCTCGCCAGGGCCTCATCGCTGTTCTCCCGCCGCGGGTTCAACATCAACTCGCTCAGTGTCAGCACGACCGAGTACGAAGGTCTGTCCCGCATGACGATCGTGGTCAACTGCGACCGCCACCCTCTGGAGCAGGTGACCAAACAGCTCAACAAGCTGGTGAACGTCGTCAAGATCGTCGAGATGGACAACGACTCGTCGGTGCGCAGGGAACTCCTGCTCGCGAAGGTCAAGGCCGACGCCAGCAGCCGCCCGCAGGTCATCCAGACGGCCGAGCTGTTCCGGGCCAACGTGGTCGACGTACACCCCGACGTCGTCGTCATCGAGGCCACCGGCCGGCCCGAGAAGCTCGACTCGCTGGTGCGCAACCTGGAGCCGTTCGGCATCAAGGAGCTGGTCAAGTCCGGGCTCGTCGCGTTGGGGCGGGGGCCGAGGTCGATCACCGATCGGTCGCTCCGCGCGGTCGAACGCAGCGCGTGA
- a CDS encoding acetolactate synthase large subunit has product MTEQMTGAQSLIRSLEHVGVDVVFGIPGGAILPAYDPLFDSTRVRHILMRHEQGAGHAAEGYAYATGRPGVCIATSGPGATNLVTPLADAHMDSVPMVAITGQVASPAIGTDAFQEADICGITMPITKHNYLVRNADEIPRIIAEAFHVASTGRPGPVLVDIAKDALQAQTVFDWPERLDMAGYRPVTKPHGKQVREAARMIAEAQRPVLYVGGGVLKAGASQELRVLAELTGLPVVTTLMARGAFPDSHPQHLGMPGMHGTVAAVGSLQKADLMVALGARFDDRVTGKLDSFAPDAKIVHADVDPAEISKNRHADVPIVGDCREVIADLVVAVRADQTNGRTGDYADWWSQLDRLRTTYPLGFEEAPEDGLSPQHVIKRLGEIAGPDATYVTGVGQHQMWASQFIDYEKPGTFVNSGGLGTMGFAVPAALGAQAADPGRTVWAIDGDGCFQMTNQELATCAVEGIPIKVAVINNGNLGMVRQWQTLFYESRYSNTDLQTAPKDTKVRIPDFARLSEAYGCVGLRCDRAEDVDATIEKAMAINDAPVVIDFSVNHDAMVWPMVGPGVSNDKIQYARDIAPEWDDED; this is encoded by the coding sequence ATGACCGAGCAGATGACCGGAGCCCAGTCGCTCATCAGGTCGCTGGAGCATGTCGGCGTCGACGTGGTGTTCGGGATCCCGGGCGGGGCGATCCTGCCCGCCTACGATCCCCTATTCGACTCCACCCGGGTACGCCACATCCTTATGCGGCACGAGCAGGGCGCCGGTCACGCCGCCGAGGGCTACGCCTACGCGACCGGCCGTCCCGGGGTCTGCATCGCGACCAGCGGCCCGGGGGCGACCAACCTCGTCACCCCGCTCGCTGACGCGCACATGGACTCCGTGCCGATGGTGGCGATCACCGGGCAGGTGGCCTCCCCGGCGATCGGCACCGACGCGTTCCAGGAAGCCGACATCTGCGGCATCACGATGCCGATCACCAAGCACAACTACCTGGTCCGCAACGCCGACGAGATCCCGCGCATCATCGCCGAGGCGTTCCACGTCGCCTCGACCGGGCGCCCGGGGCCGGTGCTGGTCGACATCGCCAAGGACGCGCTGCAGGCGCAGACCGTCTTCGACTGGCCCGAACGCCTGGACATGGCCGGCTACCGGCCCGTCACCAAACCCCACGGCAAGCAGGTCCGCGAGGCCGCGCGGATGATCGCCGAGGCACAGCGACCGGTCCTCTACGTCGGCGGCGGCGTGCTCAAGGCCGGCGCCTCCCAGGAACTGCGGGTCCTGGCCGAGCTCACCGGGCTGCCCGTGGTTACCACCCTGATGGCGCGGGGCGCGTTCCCCGACAGCCACCCGCAGCACCTGGGGATGCCGGGCATGCACGGAACCGTCGCCGCGGTGGGCTCGCTGCAGAAGGCCGACCTGATGGTGGCGCTCGGCGCGCGCTTCGACGACCGTGTCACCGGCAAGCTCGACAGTTTCGCCCCCGACGCCAAGATCGTGCACGCCGACGTCGACCCGGCCGAGATCTCCAAGAACCGGCACGCCGACGTCCCGATCGTGGGCGACTGCCGGGAGGTCATCGCCGACCTCGTCGTCGCCGTCCGCGCCGACCAGACCAACGGGCGCACGGGCGACTACGCGGACTGGTGGTCCCAGCTCGACCGGCTGCGCACCACCTACCCGCTGGGCTTCGAGGAGGCCCCCGAAGATGGCCTGTCCCCCCAGCACGTCATCAAGCGGCTGGGGGAGATCGCGGGCCCCGACGCCACCTATGTCACCGGGGTCGGCCAGCACCAGATGTGGGCGTCGCAGTTCATCGACTACGAGAAGCCCGGAACGTTCGTCAACTCCGGCGGGCTCGGCACCATGGGGTTCGCCGTCCCCGCGGCGCTCGGGGCGCAGGCCGCCGACCCCGGCCGCACGGTCTGGGCCATCGACGGCGACGGCTGCTTCCAGATGACCAACCAGGAGCTCGCGACCTGCGCGGTCGAGGGCATCCCGATCAAGGTCGCGGTCATCAACAACGGCAACCTCGGCATGGTGCGGCAGTGGCAGACACTCTTCTACGAGAGCCGCTACTCCAACACCGATCTGCAGACCGCACCCAAGGACACCAAGGTGCGCATCCCCGACTTCGCGCGGCTCTCGGAGGCGTACGGTTGTGTCGGACTGCGCTGTGACCGCGCCGAGGATGTCGACGCCACAATCGAGAAGGCCATGGCGATCAACGACGCCCCGGTCGTGATCGACTTCTCGGTGAACCACGACGCGATGGTCTGGCCCATGGTCGGACCCGGCGTCAGCAACGACAAGATCCAGTACGCGCGCGACATAGCGCCCGAGTGGGACGACGAGGACTAG